Proteins co-encoded in one Polaromonas vacuolata genomic window:
- a CDS encoding BrnA antitoxin family protein → MQSGKKTVKPTGTDWERVKRESADDAAIHFTTGSEPYDPNDAVAVAAYWAGATIKKGRGRPAVAIKRPTLNMRVDAEVLEAFKATGPGWQTRINQLLAAAVKRGLVKS, encoded by the coding sequence ATGCAATCTGGCAAGAAGACGGTTAAACCTACTGGCACCGACTGGGAGCGCGTCAAACGTGAAAGTGCCGACGATGCAGCTATTCATTTCACAACGGGCAGTGAGCCCTATGACCCCAACGATGCCGTCGCTGTGGCTGCGTATTGGGCTGGTGCAACAATCAAGAAAGGCCGTGGCCGTCCTGCCGTGGCGATCAAGCGCCCGACGCTGAATATGCGTGTAGATGCTGAGGTTTTAGAAGCCTTCAAGGCGACTGGGCCGGGCTGGCAAACTCGAATCAATCAGTTGCTGGCTGCCGCTGTGAAGCGCGGACTGGTGAAGTCGTGA
- a CDS encoding BrnT family toxin, giving the protein MLFTFDPEKNAANIKKHGLSLADAPLVFDAPDKLTLVSTKAGEGRLMDEAMVELAGVVLALIFVLREPAQVRAISLRRASKQERKLYAIWQEDG; this is encoded by the coding sequence ATACTGTTTACCTTTGATCCTGAGAAGAACGCAGCCAATATCAAAAAGCATGGTTTATCACTGGCAGATGCGCCCTTGGTATTTGATGCACCCGATAAGTTGACGCTGGTGTCTACAAAGGCTGGTGAAGGCCGATTAATGGATGAGGCAATGGTGGAATTAGCTGGCGTTGTGCTGGCGCTAATTTTTGTACTGCGTGAGCCCGCTCAAGTGCGAGCCATCTCACTGCGCCGGGCATCAAAACAAGAAAGGAAGTTGTATGCAATCTGGCAAGAAGACGGTTAA
- a CDS encoding (2Fe-2S)-binding protein — protein sequence MIVCVCHRVNDKTIAQCARSGASFDDIQLEFGVATQCGQCEQGARRIWSECCQSISVAHLRNENMLSMPLAA from the coding sequence ATGATTGTGTGTGTCTGCCATCGCGTCAATGACAAAACTATCGCCCAGTGCGCACGCTCAGGCGCTAGTTTTGACGACATTCAACTGGAGTTTGGCGTCGCCACCCAGTGCGGGCAGTGTGAGCAAGGTGCGCGTCGAATTTGGTCGGAATGCTGCCAGTCGATCTCGGTAGCGCACTTGCGCAATGAAAACATGCTTTCTATGCCCCTCGCCGCCTAA
- a CDS encoding imelysin family protein has translation MNCRQTTLVLSIAMGAFSISATAAQAVNPTITPALSAAAAVSPATVVANYAALVHATYSDTLSATKAMQAAIAAFVKTPSVETLATARIRWLAAREFYGQTEAFRFYGGPIDGDNGPEGRMNAWPMDEAYVDSVEGKPNSGLINNPKFKITKANLAESNERDGEENISTGWHAIEFLLWGQDRSETGPGDRSFTDYVDGKAPNADRRRLYLSVSTALLVDDLSAITAQWTPGSKNYRAKFEKGGKESVRKIIVGLGALSRGELAGERMEVALNSQDQEDEHSCFSDSTHRDIVNNAKGIENVWLGQYKRANGTLLKGPGLADLVALSQPKVAAQTSAQLAASVAAAEAIPAPFDRAVVGGKDAPGRLKIQATIDSLVEQSKLLVTSASAVGITRLNLAQP, from the coding sequence ATGAACTGTCGCCAAACCACGCTCGTCCTGTCTATTGCAATGGGCGCTTTTTCGATCAGTGCAACAGCTGCGCAAGCAGTTAACCCGACCATCACACCTGCGCTTAGCGCAGCTGCCGCCGTTAGCCCCGCGACTGTGGTGGCTAACTACGCCGCCCTAGTTCACGCCACTTACAGCGACACTTTGAGCGCAACAAAAGCCATGCAAGCGGCGATTGCTGCCTTTGTAAAAACGCCTTCCGTAGAGACGCTGGCAACAGCCCGCATTCGTTGGTTGGCGGCACGTGAATTTTATGGCCAGACCGAAGCCTTTCGTTTCTACGGTGGCCCTATCGACGGCGACAACGGACCAGAAGGTCGCATGAATGCTTGGCCCATGGACGAAGCTTATGTGGATTCTGTCGAAGGCAAGCCCAATTCCGGCCTCATCAACAATCCCAAGTTCAAGATCACAAAAGCCAATCTGGCCGAATCCAACGAGCGCGATGGCGAAGAAAACATCAGCACCGGCTGGCATGCCATCGAATTTTTGCTGTGGGGCCAAGACCGCAGTGAAACCGGCCCCGGCGATCGCTCCTTCACCGACTATGTCGACGGCAAAGCGCCCAACGCAGATCGCCGGCGCCTGTACTTGAGCGTATCGACCGCTTTGCTAGTGGACGACCTTAGTGCTATTACTGCCCAATGGACACCGGGCAGCAAAAACTACCGGGCTAAATTTGAAAAAGGCGGTAAGGAATCGGTACGAAAAATCATAGTCGGCTTGGGTGCACTTTCACGCGGTGAGTTGGCCGGCGAGCGCATGGAAGTCGCACTCAATTCGCAAGACCAAGAAGACGAGCATTCCTGCTTTTCAGACAGCACACACCGTGACATCGTGAACAACGCCAAAGGCATTGAAAATGTCTGGCTTGGGCAATACAAACGGGCCAACGGTACGCTGTTAAAAGGCCCAGGTTTGGCCGATTTAGTGGCGCTAAGCCAGCCTAAAGTGGCGGCTCAAACCAGCGCCCAATTGGCCGCATCGGTAGCAGCAGCTGAGGCCATTCCAGCACCGTTTGACCGCGCCGTTGTGGGCGGCAAGGATGCGCCGGGTCGCCTAAAGATTCAGGCCACTATTGACAGCTTGGTAGAGCAGTCGAAGTTGCTCGTCACCTCTGCCAGTGCGGTAGGCATTACCAGACTAAACCTCGCGCAGCCTTGA
- a CDS encoding di-heme oxidoredictase family protein encodes MTSFFATRLAVFSTLLLGGLSTAWLQAGENPDPLGEKTGGSTTVYASGKNAFSFPLASLEDEERTRFVIGNSFFKRNWVEAPASTTARDGLGPHFIARACASCHSLDGRGAPPDWSRTLGPEPDATVALLLRLSVPGKPAAHEGVVPEPNYGDQLNNAAIAGVKPEGRVEITSQSIHGRFADGTPYTLQQPHYRIVDLGYGPMAPDVMISPRIAPQLAGVGLLEAITEADIEGNARAQAAAAGPVKGQVNHVWDAFAKAERVGRFGWKANVASLAHQTAGAFNGDMGITSSLFPQEGCTAVQIDCLAAPSGCPAKGKTDKAGKAPEIDDDTFGQVVFYQAALAPVARRQAKDPQVLRGQALFAQAQCIACHRPSYVTGEGPFPSLTSSKLSRQRIWPYTDLLLHDMGPALADGRPDFQANGQQWKTPPLWGVGLIESVNGHQRLLHDGRANGVLEAILWHGGEAKPAQQKVLKMSLAERQALIKFVESL; translated from the coding sequence ATGACAAGTTTCTTTGCCACTCGCTTGGCCGTATTTTCCACGCTGCTTTTAGGTGGACTTAGCACCGCTTGGCTGCAAGCGGGCGAGAACCCTGACCCTTTGGGCGAGAAGACTGGCGGCAGCACCACGGTCTACGCGAGTGGCAAAAACGCCTTCTCTTTTCCCTTAGCGTCGCTAGAAGACGAAGAGCGCACCCGCTTTGTAATTGGCAACTCGTTCTTCAAGCGCAACTGGGTCGAGGCACCCGCGTCCACCACGGCGCGTGACGGCCTAGGCCCGCATTTCATTGCCCGCGCCTGCGCTAGCTGCCACTCCCTCGATGGGCGCGGCGCACCGCCAGACTGGTCGCGCACGCTAGGGCCTGAGCCCGACGCCACTGTGGCGCTGTTGCTCAGGCTATCGGTACCCGGTAAACCAGCCGCGCACGAAGGTGTGGTCCCCGAGCCAAATTATGGCGATCAACTCAACAACGCTGCGATTGCCGGTGTCAAGCCTGAAGGGCGGGTGGAAATCACTAGCCAGAGCATTCACGGCCGCTTTGCTGACGGAACGCCCTACACCTTGCAGCAACCCCACTACCGCATAGTCGATCTGGGTTACGGCCCGATGGCACCAGATGTGATGATCAGCCCGCGCATCGCGCCACAACTGGCCGGTGTAGGTCTGCTCGAAGCCATTACAGAGGCAGATATTGAAGGCAATGCGCGCGCGCAAGCCGCAGCCGCAGGCCCAGTCAAAGGCCAGGTTAACCATGTCTGGGACGCATTTGCCAAAGCCGAGCGTGTCGGCCGATTCGGCTGGAAAGCCAATGTCGCCAGTCTGGCGCACCAAACAGCGGGCGCATTCAATGGCGACATGGGCATCACTTCCAGCCTGTTCCCGCAAGAGGGCTGCACAGCGGTCCAAATCGATTGTTTGGCAGCGCCCAGTGGCTGCCCGGCAAAAGGCAAGACTGACAAGGCAGGTAAAGCACCCGAGATTGACGACGACACCTTCGGCCAAGTGGTGTTCTATCAAGCCGCTCTCGCCCCAGTAGCGCGCCGCCAAGCTAAAGATCCGCAAGTACTGCGTGGTCAGGCCTTGTTTGCCCAAGCCCAATGTATCGCCTGCCACCGCCCCAGCTACGTGACAGGTGAAGGCCCTTTCCCGTCCCTGACCAGCTCAAAACTGTCGCGTCAGCGGATTTGGCCTTACACCGACTTGCTGCTGCACGACATGGGGCCGGCGCTGGCCGATGGACGACCAGACTTTCAGGCCAACGGTCAGCAATGGAAAACACCACCGCTCTGGGGCGTGGGTCTGATTGAGTCAGTCAACGGCCACCAACGCTTGCTGCATGACGGACGTGCCAACGGCGTACTGGAAGCCATACTCTGGCACGGCGGTGAGGCCAAACCAGCGCAACAAAAAGTCTTAAAAATGAGCTTGGCCGAACGCCAAGCCTTAATTAAATTTGTGGAGTCGCTTTGA
- a CDS encoding imelysin family protein encodes MNFFNRFSPASIPAITLILVLCSASVYAAPKAAALAESTYAPVNVMPSYGPEHAMQGIYSFQMPALAQRFRTQSQQLLQVTERFCQGNAPLAAVRTEWQTTLLSWEMLSTPAVGPLVSRRSQRQIDFWPTRPKLIDRALMADPQNQVDMERVGTPAKGLPAMEWLLTQWSAPGQDKPSVRDCRFITLVAQGIAEEAVALDAAFATLASKNWTDSRTQARAAMTEWVNQWLAGLERLRWAQIEKPIVAYQTSQSNNKDEQIAFARLSMASNLAGWKAQWQSLLIQARLTEAQYRNPPKPGQALVPIEALLVGRGELALAGRWVAALDKVSATMAVLKPDASAKELLAVAQQMKAVSLLFQNQVVSVLGTPLGFSDADGD; translated from the coding sequence TTGAATTTTTTTAACCGATTTAGCCCCGCCTCGATCCCAGCGATCACGCTCATCCTGGTTTTGTGTAGCGCCAGCGTCTACGCCGCACCCAAGGCAGCGGCGCTAGCCGAGTCGACCTACGCGCCAGTCAACGTCATGCCCAGTTATGGCCCAGAACATGCCATGCAAGGCATTTATAGTTTTCAGATGCCAGCACTGGCACAGCGTTTTCGTACACAAAGCCAGCAGTTGCTTCAGGTGACTGAGCGTTTCTGTCAAGGTAATGCCCCGCTGGCGGCAGTGCGCACCGAGTGGCAAACCACTCTGCTTAGCTGGGAAATGTTGTCAACACCCGCTGTAGGGCCCTTGGTGTCACGGCGCTCGCAGCGCCAAATCGATTTCTGGCCGACCCGGCCCAAACTTATAGACCGCGCTTTAATGGCAGACCCACAAAATCAGGTGGATATGGAGCGAGTGGGTACGCCCGCCAAAGGCTTACCAGCGATGGAATGGTTGCTGACCCAGTGGTCAGCGCCAGGTCAAGACAAACCGTCGGTGCGCGATTGCCGATTTATAACTTTAGTCGCCCAAGGCATTGCCGAAGAAGCCGTTGCCTTAGACGCGGCGTTTGCCACACTGGCGAGCAAAAATTGGACTGACTCGCGAACCCAAGCCAGAGCAGCCATGACCGAGTGGGTGAATCAATGGCTGGCGGGCTTGGAGCGCCTGCGCTGGGCTCAAATTGAAAAACCCATAGTCGCTTACCAGACCAGCCAATCCAACAACAAGGATGAGCAAATCGCTTTTGCGAGGCTTAGCATGGCGAGCAATCTAGCCGGCTGGAAGGCACAGTGGCAGAGTTTGTTAATCCAAGCCCGACTAACCGAAGCGCAATACCGCAACCCGCCTAAGCCCGGCCAAGCCTTGGTGCCGATTGAGGCCTTGTTAGTAGGCAGAGGGGAATTAGCGCTAGCAGGCCGCTGGGTGGCCGCGTTGGATAAGGTAAGTGCAACCATGGCTGTATTGAAACCCGACGCTAGTGCGAAAGAGTTGCTGGCTGTTGCTCAGCAGATGAAGGCCGTTAGCCTGTTGTTTCAAAACCAAGTCGTCAGCGTCCTTGGCACACCTTTGGGATTCTCAGATGCCGATGGCGATTGA
- a CDS encoding DUF1513 domain-containing protein, which produces MAHLWDSQMPMAIEPKATSVRLNRRDWLSQAAIAGLSPWLAGTALASQTASPTNTLIASWQSPNSNHIGLIDVDASQWRISRSLALPTRAHGLAVEGSGSVLALARRPGDWLLRWQPSTGKTQWQWIEGDRQFNGHVESSPQGDTLWTTETNLETAQGLLGVRERNSLKKIAEWSTQGMDPHALLVLPQSLGQIPAGSLIVANGGIPTLPETGRVKRGLDRMDASLIALNPHTGAVLGQWRLADPFLSIRHLAWDPVSRRLGIALQAEHLDSAQRLAAPVLAVWNGEQLLPATAQPSLRGYGGDICALPGGGFAVSCPRADTLALFTSAAVWRQNQPHRQVCALTEQRNQLWASGQDGVLSMTTPPTISVVSSAANAERLQFDNHWLNFN; this is translated from the coding sequence TTGGCACACCTTTGGGATTCTCAGATGCCGATGGCGATTGAGCCTAAGGCCACCAGCGTCCGTCTAAACCGTCGCGACTGGTTAAGCCAAGCGGCCATCGCCGGACTAAGCCCTTGGTTAGCGGGTACAGCCTTAGCCAGTCAAACCGCATCGCCCACCAACACGCTGATTGCCAGTTGGCAATCACCAAATTCAAACCATATTGGATTGATTGATGTAGATGCCTCGCAGTGGCGAATAAGCCGCTCACTCGCCCTACCCACCCGAGCCCACGGTTTGGCTGTAGAGGGCAGTGGCAGCGTACTGGCTTTGGCTCGCCGACCTGGCGACTGGCTGCTGCGCTGGCAGCCCAGTACGGGCAAAACCCAATGGCAGTGGATAGAAGGTGACCGCCAGTTTAACGGCCATGTAGAGTCCAGCCCGCAAGGCGATACCCTGTGGACCACCGAAACCAACCTAGAAACCGCGCAAGGCTTGTTGGGCGTTCGTGAGCGCAACAGCCTAAAAAAAATCGCCGAATGGTCAACCCAAGGCATGGACCCGCATGCGTTATTGGTGTTGCCGCAATCGCTGGGCCAGATTCCAGCGGGAAGCCTGATAGTGGCTAACGGCGGTATTCCTACTTTGCCGGAAACCGGACGCGTCAAGCGCGGTTTGGATCGCATGGACGCCTCGCTAATCGCCTTAAACCCGCACACCGGCGCGGTGTTGGGACAGTGGCGTTTGGCCGATCCTTTTTTAAGCATTCGTCATCTGGCCTGGGATCCGGTTTCGCGCCGCTTAGGCATTGCTTTACAAGCCGAGCATCTCGATAGTGCCCAACGCCTAGCCGCGCCCGTGCTGGCGGTGTGGAACGGAGAGCAGCTTTTGCCCGCAACCGCTCAACCCAGCTTGCGAGGCTATGGCGGCGACATTTGCGCCCTGCCCGGTGGCGGCTTTGCCGTCAGTTGCCCACGCGCCGATACGCTAGCTCTGTTTACGTCGGCGGCCGTCTGGCGCCAAAATCAGCCGCATCGCCAAGTTTGTGCGCTGACCGAACAGCGCAACCAGCTCTGGGCCAGTGGACAGGACGGCGTGCTGAGTATGACAACGCCTCCGACCATCAGCGTGGTCAGTAGCGCGGCAAACGCAGAGCGCCTTCAATTCGACAATCACTGGCTCAACTTCAATTAG
- the bfr gene encoding bacterioferritin, with protein sequence MTGDKQAIAHLQAQLKNELTAINQYFVHYRMLKHWGFDKLAKKEYEESIGEMKHADLLMDRIFMLDGLPNLQDLGKLNIGENVPEILSSDLALERGAQSTIKDGIAYTESVRDYVSRDLLLKILDDTEEHVDFLETQIELIEKIGLQNYQQSIMGEIE encoded by the coding sequence ATGACCGGCGACAAACAAGCCATTGCCCACTTACAGGCACAACTGAAAAACGAATTAACCGCTATCAACCAATACTTTGTGCATTACCGCATGCTCAAACACTGGGGTTTTGATAAGTTGGCTAAGAAGGAATACGAGGAATCGATTGGTGAGATGAAGCACGCAGACCTGTTGATGGACCGCATCTTTATGCTCGACGGTCTGCCCAATCTGCAAGACCTAGGCAAGCTCAACATTGGTGAAAACGTACCCGAGATTCTCTCCAGTGACTTAGCCTTAGAGCGCGGCGCCCAATCCACCATCAAGGACGGCATTGCCTATACCGAGAGCGTGCGTGACTACGTGTCCCGCGATCTGCTGCTAAAAATCTTGGACGATACCGAAGAGCATGTTGACTTTTTGGAAACCCAAATCGAATTGATTGAAAAAATAGGCTTGCAAAACTATCAGCAAAGCATCATGGGTGAGATCGAGTAA
- a CDS encoding PepSY-associated TM helix domain-containing protein — MQRLNLRAFFTLIHRWVGLTLALFLIVAGLTGAVTSWDHELDEWLNADIMETPGRGLLLEPLALAAAVEADDPRVQVSYITLALEEGHAASFFVRPLVNPATGQPFVLDYDDVFVDPVTAKITGRRDSQAVSLSRRSLMPFLRTVHYSLHIPAFWGTDRWGYWLMGCVALLWLLDSFVALCLTTPRRLRIRSDAVPVQRSPSSWWQRWKPSWLLRWKAGGYKLNFDLHRAGGLWVWGVIIVVAFTSFSLNLYREVFYPVMSLVSKTTPGPYETQTPAPLGRYVPPTIGFAQALRVATAEAVNRNYEYPPSGIYYGGDFAFYNVSFFDPADESGAMGMGLSNLYIDAKDGSVLGEYRPWQGTAADVFVQLQLPLHSGRLLGMPGRILMSFMGVMVAMLSVTGIVIWARKRRSRRQIAKRKTDTLLHTAKAIN, encoded by the coding sequence ATGCAGCGCTTAAATCTACGTGCTTTTTTCACCCTGATCCATCGCTGGGTTGGACTCACGCTTGCGCTGTTTTTGATAGTAGCCGGCTTGACCGGTGCGGTCACTTCGTGGGACCACGAGCTCGACGAGTGGCTCAACGCCGACATCATGGAAACCCCGGGGCGCGGGCTGTTGCTAGAACCGCTGGCATTGGCCGCAGCTGTCGAGGCGGATGATCCACGTGTGCAGGTCAGCTACATCACTCTGGCTCTCGAAGAAGGTCACGCCGCTTCTTTTTTCGTGCGCCCACTGGTAAACCCAGCGACTGGCCAGCCCTTTGTGCTGGACTACGACGATGTATTTGTTGACCCGGTGACGGCCAAAATAACTGGTCGGCGCGATTCGCAGGCCGTGTCCCTGTCGCGGCGCAGCCTGATGCCATTTTTGCGCACTGTTCACTACAGTCTGCATATTCCCGCCTTCTGGGGTACTGATCGCTGGGGTTACTGGTTGATGGGATGCGTCGCGCTACTTTGGTTGCTGGACAGTTTTGTTGCGCTGTGCCTGACTACGCCGCGTCGTCTACGCATACGTAGCGATGCAGTGCCCGTGCAACGTAGCCCGTCGAGTTGGTGGCAACGCTGGAAACCGTCTTGGCTGCTGCGCTGGAAAGCCGGTGGCTACAAGCTCAACTTTGACCTTCACCGCGCGGGTGGGTTGTGGGTTTGGGGTGTGATTATTGTGGTGGCGTTCACATCGTTTTCCCTGAACCTGTACCGGGAAGTGTTCTACCCGGTGATGTCGCTGGTATCAAAAACAACGCCTGGCCCCTACGAAACGCAGACGCCCGCTCCCTTGGGTCGTTACGTGCCGCCGACGATAGGTTTTGCTCAAGCTTTGCGCGTGGCGACTGCCGAGGCCGTTAATCGCAATTACGAGTATCCACCTAGCGGGATTTATTACGGCGGAGACTTCGCTTTCTACAACGTGTCCTTTTTCGACCCTGCCGATGAAAGCGGCGCCATGGGCATGGGCTTGTCTAACCTCTACATCGATGCCAAGGACGGCAGTGTGTTGGGCGAGTACCGGCCGTGGCAGGGTACGGCGGCCGATGTCTTTGTGCAGCTTCAGCTACCGCTGCATTCGGGCAGGCTATTGGGCATGCCGGGGCGTATTTTGATGTCTTTCATGGGTGTGATGGTGGCGATGCTGTCGGTCACTGGCATCGTGATTTGGGCGCGCAAACGGCGCTCGCGAAGGCAGATCGCCAAGCGCAAGACAGACACTTTATTGCACACCGCTAAGGCTATAAATTAA
- a CDS encoding TonB-dependent receptor produces the protein MLLQPNLTPIAVAAALFFVTQTTYAQASKQTTTEPEVQTLGVITVNASADASAEGLSKPFAGGQVARGGRVGVFGTQDVMDTPFSSTSYTNILIQDQQAKSVADVLLNDSSVRQARGFGNFQEVYIVRGFPVFSDDVAYNGLYGMLPRQYIAAEFVERVEVFRGANTFLNGAAPGGSGLGGAINLLPKRAPNEALTRAGLSLQTGGQASVSTDIARRFGPNQDTGVRLNAVRRNGGTGIGQEKVDLTALGIGLDWRSRDVRLSADIGYQDYKLTQGRPSVTPSSLFAIPVAPDARGNFAQPWTYSKERDTFATFRGEVDLTPSLTAWTAGGIRYSNEDNILSNPTLINSAGDTSSIRFSNTREDKVTTAEAGLRGKFNTGAVGHTVVASINSFSNDRRNAYAISAASFASNIYKPSASAFPAENGPGFFVGNSLSSPGLTDKIKTSSIALADTLAFAQDSVLLTLGARNQTIQQDSFAYNTSAQIANYNQSRTSPVAGLVVKPSSHISLYANYIEGLVQGGTAPVTFAGQPVTNGGQSQAPFNAKQKEIGAKYDGGTFGASVALFTTAKPLAYVQNQVYGTYGEQRNQGLELSVYGEAARGLRLLGGLTLIKAKQTRTQDGQNDGKDAIGVPRQQLNIGAEWDVASVRGLSLNARVINTSKQYANASNTQQLDSWTRLDAGARYLMEAGNGNVLTWRARIDNLLNKSYWASTGGAGSNYLVLGAPRTLVVSASVDF, from the coding sequence ATGCTTTTACAACCCAATCTCACGCCCATCGCCGTCGCTGCAGCTCTGTTTTTTGTTACCCAAACGACGTATGCACAAGCGTCAAAGCAAACCACAACCGAGCCTGAAGTACAGACACTGGGGGTTATCACCGTAAACGCCAGTGCTGATGCTTCGGCTGAAGGTTTGAGCAAACCTTTCGCTGGCGGTCAAGTCGCTCGGGGCGGCAGAGTGGGCGTTTTCGGTACGCAGGACGTGATGGATACGCCGTTTTCCAGCACCAGTTACACCAATATATTGATTCAAGACCAGCAAGCCAAAAGTGTTGCTGACGTGTTGCTCAACGACTCATCCGTGCGTCAGGCGCGTGGTTTCGGCAACTTTCAGGAGGTGTATATCGTTAGAGGCTTCCCGGTTTTCTCTGATGACGTCGCTTACAACGGTCTTTATGGCATGTTGCCACGCCAATACATCGCGGCGGAGTTTGTGGAACGGGTGGAGGTTTTCCGTGGCGCGAATACTTTCCTCAACGGCGCAGCGCCCGGCGGCAGTGGTTTGGGCGGTGCCATCAACTTGCTCCCTAAGCGGGCCCCGAATGAGGCATTGACCCGAGCCGGTCTGAGCCTTCAAACCGGCGGCCAGGCGTCTGTTTCGACCGATATTGCACGTCGCTTCGGCCCGAATCAAGACACAGGCGTTCGTTTGAATGCGGTTCGCCGAAATGGCGGAACTGGGATTGGCCAAGAAAAAGTTGACCTTACCGCCCTCGGCATTGGGTTGGACTGGCGCAGCCGCGATGTGCGACTCTCAGCAGACATTGGTTATCAAGACTACAAACTGACACAGGGCCGTCCCAGCGTCACGCCGTCTTCTCTTTTTGCGATTCCTGTAGCGCCTGATGCCAGAGGCAACTTCGCTCAGCCTTGGACTTATTCAAAAGAGCGCGACACCTTCGCTACATTTCGTGGCGAAGTAGATTTAACGCCAAGTCTGACGGCGTGGACCGCAGGCGGCATTCGCTACAGCAACGAAGACAACATACTGTCTAATCCCACCCTCATTAACAGCGCTGGTGACACCTCAAGCATACGGTTTAGCAACACGCGGGAAGACAAAGTCACGACGGCAGAGGCCGGTCTTCGCGGAAAATTCAACACCGGTGCCGTAGGCCACACAGTGGTGGCATCCATCAACAGCTTTAGCAACGACAGACGCAACGCTTACGCCATTTCTGCAGCATCTTTTGCCAGCAACATTTACAAGCCTTCTGCCTCCGCTTTTCCGGCTGAAAACGGACCCGGCTTTTTCGTGGGTAATTCCTTGAGTAGCCCGGGCTTGACTGACAAAATTAAGACGTCGAGCATTGCCCTTGCTGACACCTTGGCGTTTGCGCAAGACAGCGTGCTTTTGACCTTGGGTGCGCGCAACCAGACCATCCAACAGGACAGCTTTGCCTACAACACGTCAGCACAGATTGCCAACTACAACCAAAGCCGCACCAGCCCAGTCGCGGGCCTTGTTGTCAAGCCCAGCAGCCATATTTCGCTGTATGCCAATTACATAGAGGGTCTGGTGCAGGGCGGTACGGCGCCGGTCACTTTTGCGGGTCAACCGGTCACCAATGGCGGTCAGTCACAAGCACCGTTCAATGCAAAACAAAAAGAGATCGGCGCCAAATACGACGGCGGAACTTTTGGTGCCAGTGTTGCGCTGTTTACGACTGCAAAGCCGCTGGCGTATGTGCAAAATCAGGTCTACGGCACCTACGGCGAGCAACGCAATCAAGGCCTTGAACTGTCTGTCTACGGCGAAGCTGCGCGTGGTCTGCGCCTGTTGGGCGGTTTGACCTTGATCAAGGCAAAACAGACCCGCACCCAAGATGGCCAAAATGACGGTAAGGACGCCATCGGTGTGCCGCGCCAGCAATTAAATATCGGGGCTGAATGGGATGTGGCTAGCGTGCGCGGGCTCTCGCTCAACGCCCGGGTAATCAATACCAGCAAGCAATATGCGAATGCCAGCAACACCCAGCAGCTTGACTCTTGGACTCGCTTGGACGCAGGCGCGCGCTATCTGATGGAGGCCGGTAACGGCAATGTCTTGACCTGGCGTGCCCGCATAGACAATTTACTCAACAAGTCTTACTGGGCCTCAACCGGTGGTGCTGGTTCCAACTATCTGGTGCTGGGCGCGCCGCGCACCTTGGTTGTTAGCGCAAGCGTCGATTTTTAA